The sequence GCCGCGCCCGGGGCGATTGATGACGCGCCGCGCGCGGCTTGCAAGCCGTTCTTGGCGGGAAGGGCTATGAAATCGGCGGCGACAGGTGATCGGCGGAGCCAGCCAGCGGCGCTGGGTCACAGTTGCCCGGGCCTTCGCAAGGGCTTTGCATTGAGGTCTCGATTCGCTCCCAGCCCGCCGCCAGGTCTCGATGAAAGCCAGGGTGGACAAGATCAGCACGAGGCCGGCGCCCGGACCCGGCCTGCAATACGCCGCCCTGCCGTTCCGGCGGGACTCGGGCGTCAGCATCCTGCTGGTCACCTCGCGCGAGACCGGCCGCTGGGTCCTGCCCAAGGGCTGGCCGATGAAAGGCCGCAAGCCCTGCGATGCAGCGGCGCAGGAAGCGCTGGAAGAGGCCGGCATCGTCGGCCGGATCGAAAGTCAGGCGATCGGCTTCTATCGCTACGACAAGCGGTTGCCGGACGGCTCGGACCGGCGCTGCGTCGTGCATGTCTACCCCTTGGAGGTCGAGGGGCAGCGCAAGCGCTGGCGCGAGCAGGGGCAGCGGACAGTGCGCTGGTTCCCGGTCGAGGAGGCCGCTGCGGCGGTGAAGGAGCCGGAGTTGCAGGACTTGATCGCGGTGTTCGGCCACCACCTGAGCGCGGGCGCGAACGAAGGCGGCTCTACCGACTAACTGCACACTGCCGGAGGTGGAGGCCTGGGCCGGAATCGAACCGGCGTGCACGGATTTGCAGTCCGCTGCGTCACCACTCCGCCACCAGGCCACCGGTGCTGCCGCGTCCCTGTCTCGAGGGCCGCCGTGGAGAGCGCGGATGGCTAACAGAAGCGGCCCGGCCGGGCAATATGGCTTTTCGGGCGCAATGGCCCGATTGCGTCGGGAAGGCGAGGGGACCTATAAGCGGCGGCCAAGCCGGATTCCCGGCCGTCCGCCCGCTACGAGGCCCGCATGACGTTCGACTACGCCGCCGCGCGCAACATCATGGTCGACAGCCAGGTGCGTCCCAACGACGTGACCGACCTGGCGCTCCAGCACGCCATGCGGACCGTGGCGCGCGAAGCCGTGGCGCCGGCGGACAAGGCCCACCTGGCCTATGCCGACTGCGAGATCGAATATGCGCCGGGCCGCTGGCTGATGCGCCCGCGCGACGTGTCCAAGCTGATCCATCTGGCCCGGCCCAAGGCGGGGGAGCGGGCGCTGGCGATCGCCGCCCCGTATGCGGCGGCGGTGCTGGAGGCGATGGGCCTGAAGGTGACGCGGCTGGAGGAGGGAGACCTGAAGGCCGCTCCGTCAGGTCCCTTCGACGTGATCGTGAGCGAAGGCGCGGTGGCCGAGCCGCCGGCGTCCTGGCTCGGCGCCCTGGCGGTGGGCGGGCGCCTGGCGGTGGTCGTGCGCAAGGGGCCGGCCGGCCGCGCCCGGCTCTATCTGCGTAGCGCGCAAGAGACCGGCTATCGCGAGGTATTCGAGGCTACGCCCCCGGTCTTGCCAGGCCTGGAGGCGGCGG is a genomic window of Phenylobacterium montanum containing:
- a CDS encoding NUDIX hydrolase; its protein translation is MDKISTRPAPGPGLQYAALPFRRDSGVSILLVTSRETGRWVLPKGWPMKGRKPCDAAAQEALEEAGIVGRIESQAIGFYRYDKRLPDGSDRRCVVHVYPLEVEGQRKRWREQGQRTVRWFPVEEAAAAVKEPELQDLIAVFGHHLSAGANEGGSTD
- a CDS encoding protein-L-isoaspartate O-methyltransferase family protein, which produces MTFDYAAARNIMVDSQVRPNDVTDLALQHAMRTVAREAVAPADKAHLAYADCEIEYAPGRWLMRPRDVSKLIHLARPKAGERALAIAAPYAAAVLEAMGLKVTRLEEGDLKAAPSGPFDVIVSEGAVAEPPASWLGALAVGGRLAVVVRKGPAGRARLYLRSAQETGYREVFEATPPVLPGLEAAAGFVF